The DNA window AGCTATAGATAAGACACGTTCTAAAGCGTTTAAAAATTCTGGTAAAAACCTCGATGCGCAATTTTTCGTAGATATTTTGGAAACAAGTGAGAGTTTAAACGATAAAACTGATGCTATTGGAATTAAGAATTTCGTAGGGAAATTAGCAAAAAAATGTATTGAAGTGATTGAATTACTCTACTTTAAAGGCTACACTCAAAAGGAAGCCTCTGAAACCTTAGAGATGCCAATTGGAACCATAAAAACAAGAAACAGAAATTGTATCAAAGAGTTACGTAAAATGGTACTAAAATAAAATGGATATTAACGCTTACATAGAATCTGGAGTATTAGAACTGTATGTTGCTGGTCAGCTTTCTGAACAAGAAAACCAGGAGGTATATGAACTTATGCTTAAACATCCAGAACTATTACAAGAAGTATTATCTATTGAAGCTGCAATAATAAAACTTACTGCTGCAACATCTTCAAATAAAAATGAGAACACGTTACAACGTATTAAAGATCAATTAAAATTTGGTAACGCTTCTAAAGTGGTTCAAATGTCTAAACCGAAAACCAATTGGTTTACATACACAGGATGGGCTGCAGCATTATTTATTGGTGCAGGATTATTATGGACACTAAATCAAAACAAAGAATTGGAAGCGCAACTCTCTGATGTTGATACAGAAAAGGCTTATTTAGAAACACAAATTGAACAAGCAAAAACAAATTTGGCAGTAAAAGAAAACTTACTAAACGTTTTACGTGATCGAGACATTATTACTGTACCACTTGGAGGTCAAGGAAGTTTTGCAAACTCCTATGCCAAAGTATATTGGAATAAATCCAATAATAATATTTACTTAGACGCACAAGGTTTGCCTGAAGCTCCAGAAGGTAAAGTTTGGCAAGTTTGGTCTTTAACACTTAACCCATTAACACCAAAAAGTTTAGGGACAATTACAGACTTTAATACTGACGAGAATAAGATTTTTACTATTGCCAATGCTAACGAAAGTGAAGCATTTGGTATCACTTTAGAACCAACTGGAGGAAGTCCAACGCCTACAATGGAACAACTGCATACTTTAGGAGTCGTTACGCCTTAGAAAAAAAACACCTGTTCAATTTCTTGAACAAGTGTCTTCTATCAACAAAAAAACCCTAAAACTACCATATCTCCATATGGTAAACCTTATAAATTATAGATGGATTGCTGTTAATTCACTTAGCATGATCTTAATTTTCAAAAACTATAAGTAATCATAAGTTTCAATATGGTATCAGCTTCATGCGAAAAATAGAATGCATCTATAATTCCCTTAGATGATTCTAACATAGGATCAATACCAAAATTGCTATTTTTCAGATTCAAAAAATTCTCAAGCGACATACTAAAACTAAACTTATTAATTGCATAAGAAAAACCTAAATCTAAATAATAAAACGCATCATAATCATAATTACCTTCTTCAAAAGGCAACTCCTCTTCTACTCTTGAATACATTCCAACTGAAAAATCATCTTGCTCAAATTTTAATATCTGCATCGTATATGCATCATAAACTTGCAAAAAAGAAAGTACATTAGATTGCATGTCTTCCTCAAAATTAAAATCGATTTCTTGATTAGTCAATGCTTCTAAATCCAATGGCATTGGTCTTAATTCTTGTGAAAACACGTGTCCGAAACACAAAAAAATCGATAGATATGTGATTACTCTTGTTTTCACCTTTTAAAGATTTAATATTTTAACCTCCATACCTGGACCCAATTCATAAATACTGGTTAACAATTCTTCTTTTAACGGTTTCATAGCTTTGTTTTTCCCAGCTGCTTTATAAATTTCAGCAATATGATATAAGGTCTCAGGTTCAAAGGTTTTATTGATGATATGCTTTTCTACAATTTGTAGCGCTTCGTTTATTTTTCCATTTTTAAAATAAGTCCAAGCCAATAAATCATATGATTGAGGTGTAGGTCTGTTTTCAATTTCAGTTTTAGCAATGGATATTGCTTCCTCTAAATTCGTTTTAGAATCCACATATAACAACACATTATATTTGTTATACATGTCTCCATATGTCTTATTTCTCATAGCATTTTCATACAAATCCAATTGTTCTTTAACCAAAGTTTCATCGTTTATAAATTCAGCAATTTCAGCTTTCAATAAAAAGTAATCTGGAGCAAAATAAGTTTCGGTAACTGCATTTAAAATTCGTAAAGCCTCTTCTGGATTTTTTTCATGTGAAAACACAATCCAAGCGATTCCCTTTTTTGCATAAGCATCATTTGGATCTAAAGCCAATGCTTTTAGAAAGTATGCATACGATTTTTCAATGTCGCCTGCATGACCATAAAAATCTGCAATATTGGTATATGACCATTGTTTCAAAGGAGTAAGATTAGAGGCCTCAGCAATGAGCATTGCTTTTTCCATGTAATTAATAGCAGCAACTAAGTTTCCTTTATGATCGCTCCATTTTGATAAACGAATGAGATAATCGAAATCACTAAAATTTTCAAAAGTTAAAAGATACATATGAGCCATTTCATAATTACCAAGTTCAAGATGTACATCAAATAACATTTTTTGAGTTTCCTGAAGGTTTTCTCCCAAAATTTCTGCTTTAGTTAAATGCTCGAGAGCTTCTTTAAATTTATGTTGAGAGATATAATTATAAGCAAGACTTTTAAGATACGACGGATTGTTATACTTGGTAATCTCGTTTACCTTTATTAAATGATTTTCAGCTTTTTTAAGATAATCAATATTACCAGTAGCTGAAAAATAATTAGAATAGGTTGATGCTAATTTTCCGATATAAGGAAATTGATTTGGAGTTTGTTCTAGCTTTTGAAACCAAAACACTTCGTTCTGTCTGGCACGTTCAAGTGTTTCATTTTCTGAAACATTTAAGTAAGCATTATAATCATTTGCATTTGTTATTTGTGATTTAGTAGCTTCTTTACAGTTAGCAAATAAAGCAGCTATCAATACGAAAATTAATATGTTGTATTTAGAGTTCATTTTTGAATGTTTTTGAGTGAGTATTCTTTGTTAAAAAACTCCAAAATAGAACTCTAAGAATTCCATTTTGGAGCCTATAATATAATCTACCAAGGCGAAGCTAAGTAAGGAAAAGTTGCAGAAAATGATTTATCATTAGCACTAACATTATCATTTGTTAACCCTGGATTATCAGCTCCAGCTGGTCCACCAAATATTAAGAGTAATTCTGTTGAAATCACATCATCATCTAATGCACGACCTGTTAATATATTAGTTCCATCAAAAAATGTAGTTGTGCCAACTAAAGACACTGTTAAAACATCTGTAGCTAATGCACCAGTAAATTGCTCAGCATTGAATCCTAAGGCATTTGTATACATTGGGTCTGTATGCGCAGGATTTAAAGCTTCTAACTTATTTTGAAATTTTGTTTGAAAAGCTGCACCTTGATTTGAAGGCAGCGTAACATTGTAAATGTTTTTATCTGCCATATCTACAAATACCGTGTTTATAGCTGGTCGACCCATTTGATCTTCCTGTGTAAACGTTCCAGAAAAGTCTGGAGGTGTTTGTTGCATTGGATCATTAGATCCGTTATCGTCGTCATTACTACAATTGAATGCTGTAAACGATACAAGCATTGCAATTATTACTAATTTTATATTGTTAAGTTTCATGTTTTTGAATTTTAAAAGTTTAAATTTTTTATTGTTTTCTCTTTGACTCAACCCATAGATTCACTGAATCTCCACTACCAACCATAGCTTTTGGCAACTCAACTACAATTGAAAGTACATTTGTTCCAGCGAATGTGTCTGAAGCAAAACCATCCCCAGTTCCTTCAGGTAAAAAAGCACCTTCTTCCATCCCATCATTATCATCATCACCAGGAGTTACAATTTGTGTATAGCGAACAAAATCCATAAAGAAAGGATCATCTCTAGGTCCAGCAAAAAAGCGCATGTCATTATTAGATTCAATAATAGCATCGTCTCCATAATTAGTAATCGCAACAGCGTTTGTGGTTGCTGTGGTTACAATTGAACTATTTAATCCCGTTTGAGATGGCGCAGTTGGACCAAAGAAATACATTTTACCATCCCTTGCAGTAGCTTGAATTACTAAGTCTGCAACAGCATCTCCATTGTTATCAATATTAAATTCGAAGAGCACATTTTCGTCAAATGCAGCAGAAGATGTATTTGCAGGACTTATTAATCCTTGAACATTTGCTACAAAAACAATAGTGTTAGTGTCTTGCCCTTGAAAACCGTAGATGTCAGTAATATCACTTGTACCACCTGCAACTGCAGGCGCATCGATATGATCTGCTGAAATTGCAAAATAGCCTGCAATTGCGATAATTGCAGTTCCAATTAAGATTTTTGATTTTTTCATAATAATGAGGTTTTTGTTAATTATTTATTTGTCTCTGGAAACACTTACGTAAAAATCACAGGTACGGTTTTATTTAATTTTTGTAATTAAAAATAAAATCGTCGAACGAACAGATAAAAAATTAACTTTGTAGAGACATTAAAACTCAAGTATGAATCCATCTACTGCTGGCTGGATAGAAAAATTTTGCTCGCAAATTTCTAAAAAAGGCATTCCTTTTGAAAACTACCATACCATGTATAGTAGCTTAAAAAGCTATGGGTTTATTTATGGTGTTAATATTAGTATGACGGATAAGGTTGATGGAACTCTTACATATTCTGAAGATGAATTAGCCAAGACCAATCTCATTACAGGATTATATCATGTGTATTACTTTCATAAAGGAGAGGTTACAACAAAAGCTTTTATTGAAATCTTACTTGACTTTTACAAATCGCTTGAAGTGTCTGATTTATCCCTTTGGGACAAATTGGTCATTGGTAAAAGTGAAACTTCAATGCTAGAACGATTAATACATGATCGCGTTCAAATTGATGATAACATCATTACAAGAAGCTTTAATAAATCCATTACCAATTCTTTATTATTTGTTGATGTCTTAGCCTTTGATAGTTATTTATCAACTTCAATAGAACCAAAATCATATACTGCACATCTTGAAAGTATTATAATTGGAACGCTATACAAATCGTTAAATTCTAAAAGTAAGATTACAGACTATGACAAGGAGATTATTGATGTGATTGAAACGTCATCATCTTTACCAGATTTAGATGTTGATATAGAAGATCTTATTTATGATATTGATTATAATATCAATACCAATGAAAAAAAATACCTAATTGATTTAATGTGTTTGTCCATTTGGGATGATGAAATTCTTGAAAAATCAGAATATCAATTCTTAGTACAGCTTGCAAAACGCTTAAATATTGAAGTGAGTGTTATTCAAGATTCCATTTTGTGTGTGTTTAACTTTCATACTACGCATCAAAAGGAAGTACTTTTATTTCAGCAGAAAAATCCCATTTCAAACTTTTACGAAAACTCATCGCAATTGGTTACAAAGCTAATCAGAAGGAATAGCAAACGTATTGTAAAAGAAATTAGGCAGAGTAAGGAATTGATGTTACTAATCACAAAATCTACACATTCTGATTTAAGTAAAGAGGAACAAAAAAAGTTACAAGCACAACTTGTAGATGTATTAAAAACCATTCCTAGTTTAGCTATTTTCTTACTTCCTGGTGGTGCGATTTTATTACCAATATTTGCAAAACTAATTCCTAATTTACTGCCTTCATCATTTGATGACAATCGCATTGAAAAATAAATTTGAATATTAAATTCTCTATTACGTAACTATCGTCATAAAATTACGTCAAATAGAAAACGTGTAATCTATGACAAGTAAAACTTCGTTTTTAAAAGCTAACAGCATTGCTTTCATAATTCCTATTACACTGATTTTAGCATTAATCTTTCTGCTAAATTCAACAGCTTTCACAAACAATCAAAACATATTATCGACCTTTATTACTATTGATTTTATCATTACGATTCCATTGGTCTATTTCTTAATAGTTAGAAAAACTAAAATTTCAAATCTTACTATTGCACCATTTTTAATAATCTGTGTTATCATTGCTTCTTATGTCATTCCTGCTGCCAATCAAGAGACTTTATCAATAGCAAAAACGTGGTTGATTCCTATAGTAGAATTAAGTGTGCTTTCCATAATTATTCTGAAGGTGAGAAAAGCCATTCAACACTATAAAAAAGTAGCTAACAACCATCAGGATTTCTATAGCATTCTTCAAGACACTTGTAAATCAATATTTCCTGAAGTACCAGCAAAGTTAGCAGCAAATGAAATTGCACTCATTTATTATGGTTTTTTTAATTTAAAAAAAACTAATCTTAAATCTAATGAGTATACAAATTATAAAGGTTCAGGTATTTTATCGACACTTGTTGCAGTGATTTTTTTGGTTGCAATTGAAATGGTAACCATTCATCTTCTAGCTGTAAAATGGAATACAACATTTGCTTGGATTTTAACGGGTTTGAGCATCTACTCAGCTTTACAAATTATTGGAATTATAAGATCGGTTCCAAAACGACCAATTGCAATCAATGATAACGAATTAATACTCCGTTTCGGAATACTTAGTGAAACAATTATTCCTATTGAAGACATCGAAACAATTGCATTGGCAGATTCATCGGATTTTGATAAAGAAAAATCAACTAAAACATTATCTCTTCTTGGTGAATTAGAAAACAGTAACGTTGTCATTCAGTTAAAAACACCTCAGCACTTGCATTTTATCTACGGAAAATCAAAAACGTATACAAAACTATTATTTTTTGTTGATGATAATCAGTCGTTTAAAATTAAAGTAGAAAAGCTACTTTCAAGATAGATGACTTATGAAATTCGTTTAGAAATTTCTTCGAGAGATTTTAAGCTAACCAATCTTTAAACTCTTTAACGCGCTCTCTTGCTACTATTATGTCTTGCTCATTAAAGGTGTTTAGTTTTATTTGCAATCTGGAGTTTGTATAACTTACCATATCTTTAATTGCATTCACATTGACATAAAACTTTCGACTGATTCTAAAAAACTTATGTGGCTCTAACTCATCTTCTAATTGTTCAAGAGTGGTATCTAACAAATAATTTCGTCCTTCAGAAGTATAAGCATAAGTACCTTTGTTTTCGCTATAGAAACATTCGATATCATCAATATTTATGAGTTTTAAATGCTGACCAACTTTAACAGAAAAACGTTTTTTATATTCACGTTCTATCGGATTTACCAATAGCTTTTTTATATCATTAAAATCTAAAGTAACCGATTGTTGTTCAGGTATACGCTCTTTATATTTTGAAACTGCTCTTGTCAAATCATCTTCATCAATCGGTTTCAATAAATAATCAATGCTGTTGAGTTTAAATGCCTGTAATGCGTATTCATCGTAAGCTGTAGTAAAAATTACTGCGGAATTAATATCAATCGTTTCAAAAATTTCAAATGATAAACCATCACTCAATTGAATATCTAAAAAAATCAAATCAGGATGTTCATTGTTTTGAAACCAATCAATAGATTCTTCGACAGAATGTAACATCGTTTCAGCTTCCATTTGCAATTCTGTTAACATACGTTGCAGTCGTCTAGCCGAAGGTTTTTCGTCTTCAATAATAATGATACTCATTCTCTAAATTTATCTTTTATTAATAATTATTCGTAACGCTTAATTTCGTTAGAATCTTTGTCCATCAGTTCTTTAATTTTCTTAGTCTCCCAATTTTTTCCAAAAATCAAACTTGGTAAAAACACAGAACCAGCATGTGATAGCAAACCAACTCCCCAAAAAGAAAATGTGATAAAATTACGCCATTGAAAATAGCTTTCTCCATCATTTAAATTTTGAATATTTATATAAACAAAAACTAAATTAACTAATGTAAAAATTAAGGCATGTGTGTAAAAGCCTTTAATTCGTTTGACTCTTTTTTCAGCAATTTGGTATCGCTGTTTTTGATTAAAATGATTATTATCCATTATTCCCAATACTTATTATCTTTTTCCATCATCTCCTTAATTTTACGTTCTTCCCAATTCTTTCCGAAGAAAAAATTAGGTCCAAAAACGCCTAGGAAGTGAAAGGCTAATCCGATTCCCCAAAAAAATGCTGTAGAGAATGTTCCGAAGCTAAAAAACTTCACTCCATTACTGGTTATTAAAATGATAATAAATATATTCACAATCACATAAGACGCCAAATGCCAGTAAAATCCCATGATTGCTTTTACCCTTTTTTTAGCTCTTAAATATGCCTCTTCTTTTTTCCATGCATTTTCGGCCCTATTGTTTTCGTAAGGTTCTATATTATTTTCCATGATCATTTATTCTTTATGATTAAAAAAACGTGCTTCCTCTTCCAAACATTCTTGAAGCTTTCTGCTTTCCCAGTTTTTACCTAAGAAATAATCAAATCCATAAACTGAGAATGCATGAAATGTTATTCCAATTCCCCAAATCAGCCATACTGCTACTGTTCCGAAGTCAAACAAAGCTTCCTGTAATGTTTTTCCTTCATCTAAATCATCAATGATCTTTATAGTCGTTATAGTTGTATTAAAAATAACATAACCCATAAAATGTATATAAAACGCTCTTAGATTATCTACTTTATCTTTTATTTTTTTATATCTATATACTTCTGTAAAATTTCCCATGGCTTTAAAATTAATTCCAACGTTTTTCTTCTTCTTCACGCATAAATTTTTCAATTTTACGTTTTTCCCATCCATTACCTAATACACCATCATTGACATACACTTTGTAGGCATGAAATGCTAATCCCATTCCCCAACCGAGCATTGGAAACCAAAACCATTGAATGGTATGTGGAGTGTATCGAAACCAAATAAAAATTAAAAATGGTATGACGATACAGTATGAGATTAAACTATAATAAAACTCTTTCATGTCTTCTACACGCTTACGTGCTCTAACATATCTGTCGTCAAATTGTGTTTTTGGTTCTATTGTTCTCATGATTGATACTTGTTTTGTAAGCATTGGAATTGCAACTGCAAAACTACTAGCTTGTTGATTGATTGATACTGTTTTATTTGATAGTAATTGATAGCGCTGTTTGATGTTTTCTAAACCTACACCACTACTCTTTTTCACGATTTGTTTTGGTTGAAGGTTATTCTCTACAATGAGCATGCCTTCAGATTCATAAATCTTAATATGCAAAGGCTTACTACTCGTCACCATATTATGCTTTACTGCATTTTCTAATAGTAATTGTAATGATAAAGGAACCACCTTACTTTCTGAATTTGAAGCTCTATCTGGAATTTCGAATATAATGCTGTCTTCAAAACGCATTTTTAAAAGTGACATATAGGTTCTGGCAAAGTTTAATTCTTCATCTACAGTAATTAAATCTTTATTCTTTTGTTCTAAAACGTAGCGATATACTTTTGATAGAGACGTTGTAAACTTTTGTGCATTTTTTGGATTTTCTTCAATTAAACTAGTTAATACATTTAAACTATTAAACAAAAAGTGCGGATCTAATTGATTTTTCAAAGCATCAAACTTGGCGCTTGCCGTTCCAGCAATGACCTTTTGTTCTTTTATTTTATTTTTCTGATATCTATTATAGAAAAATATAACATGAAATATTGAGACAATAGTTAGCGTAATCCACACGCCAAAAGTGTAACCTTGCCAAGTCTCATTTTTAATAAATGTTTCAAAAGAAACATCGTATAAAAAGACAGATGTTAAAGCTCTTAAAAAGAACAAACCAATAAGTGTAATCATTGTTGAACCTGCGATTCCTATTAAAACACGTTTAATGGTATCTCCTTTTTTCCATGTACGACGCTCCATATAATCAAAGAATGCCATATTAGAATAGCCTAAAACAAAAGCATACAATTGATAGAATCCAAAATCAATTAAAAACTCACTGACTGTCTTATAATCAAATCCTCCAGAAAGCATATTGCCAATAACGTAGACAACGCTTCCGATGATTAAAGTAATAATGATATTTTTAGCTGATTTTGTCATAATAATTTATTCTTTACAAGATGTTACAACTTGTTCTGCACGTCCTTTTCCCCAATTAGGATGAAATTCACTTTCAGGTTTAAAGTTAGTAAAAAGTTCAATTGATTTTTCTATTTCAGTACAAAACGGTTTTGTGTCTTGTCCGAAATATTTAGCACTTCCCATTCCCCATTCTGCTTTACTAAACACAACTCTTGGGTTTTCAGGAGCCATAGCAGATGCCTTACTATATAGTTCAGTAATTTTTCCAGAATATTTCATT is part of the Psychroserpens ponticola genome and encodes:
- a CDS encoding RNA polymerase sigma factor, with product MQLETLISQFQQKDEKAFEQLYNMYSDSMHGVIYNIVRDHDIAQEVMQDVFVKVWNNASSYNASKGRFFTWILNISRNAAIDKTRSKAFKNSGKNLDAQFFVDILETSESLNDKTDAIGIKNFVGKLAKKCIEVIELLYFKGYTQKEASETLEMPIGTIKTRNRNCIKELRKMVLK
- a CDS encoding anti-sigma factor, whose amino-acid sequence is MDINAYIESGVLELYVAGQLSEQENQEVYELMLKHPELLQEVLSIEAAIIKLTAATSSNKNENTLQRIKDQLKFGNASKVVQMSKPKTNWFTYTGWAAALFIGAGLLWTLNQNKELEAQLSDVDTEKAYLETQIEQAKTNLAVKENLLNVLRDRDIITVPLGGQGSFANSYAKVYWNKSNNNIYLDAQGLPEAPEGKVWQVWSLTLNPLTPKSLGTITDFNTDENKIFTIANANESEAFGITLEPTGGSPTPTMEQLHTLGVVTP
- a CDS encoding tetratricopeptide repeat protein; translated protein: MNSKYNILIFVLIAALFANCKEATKSQITNANDYNAYLNVSENETLERARQNEVFWFQKLEQTPNQFPYIGKLASTYSNYFSATGNIDYLKKAENHLIKVNEITKYNNPSYLKSLAYNYISQHKFKEALEHLTKAEILGENLQETQKMLFDVHLELGNYEMAHMYLLTFENFSDFDYLIRLSKWSDHKGNLVAAINYMEKAMLIAEASNLTPLKQWSYTNIADFYGHAGDIEKSYAYFLKALALDPNDAYAKKGIAWIVFSHEKNPEEALRILNAVTETYFAPDYFLLKAEIAEFINDETLVKEQLDLYENAMRNKTYGDMYNKYNVLLYVDSKTNLEEAISIAKTEIENRPTPQSYDLLAWTYFKNGKINEALQIVEKHIINKTFEPETLYHIAEIYKAAGKNKAMKPLKEELLTSIYELGPGMEVKILNL
- a CDS encoding DUF4331 family protein — protein: MKLNNIKLVIIAMLVSFTAFNCSNDDDNGSNDPMQQTPPDFSGTFTQEDQMGRPAINTVFVDMADKNIYNVTLPSNQGAAFQTKFQNKLEALNPAHTDPMYTNALGFNAEQFTGALATDVLTVSLVGTTTFFDGTNILTGRALDDDVISTELLLIFGGPAGADNPGLTNDNVSANDKSFSATFPYLASPW
- a CDS encoding DUF4331 family protein, producing the protein MKKSKILIGTAIIAIAGYFAISADHIDAPAVAGGTSDITDIYGFQGQDTNTIVFVANVQGLISPANTSSAAFDENVLFEFNIDNNGDAVADLVIQATARDGKMYFFGPTAPSQTGLNSSIVTTATTNAVAITNYGDDAIIESNNDMRFFAGPRDDPFFMDFVRYTQIVTPGDDDNDGMEEGAFLPEGTGDGFASDTFAGTNVLSIVVELPKAMVGSGDSVNLWVESKRKQ
- a CDS encoding LETM1-related biofilm-associated protein, with protein sequence MNPSTAGWIEKFCSQISKKGIPFENYHTMYSSLKSYGFIYGVNISMTDKVDGTLTYSEDELAKTNLITGLYHVYYFHKGEVTTKAFIEILLDFYKSLEVSDLSLWDKLVIGKSETSMLERLIHDRVQIDDNIITRSFNKSITNSLLFVDVLAFDSYLSTSIEPKSYTAHLESIIIGTLYKSLNSKSKITDYDKEIIDVIETSSSLPDLDVDIEDLIYDIDYNINTNEKKYLIDLMCLSIWDDEILEKSEYQFLVQLAKRLNIEVSVIQDSILCVFNFHTTHQKEVLLFQQKNPISNFYENSSQLVTKLIRRNSKRIVKEIRQSKELMLLITKSTHSDLSKEEQKKLQAQLVDVLKTIPSLAIFLLPGGAILLPIFAKLIPNLLPSSFDDNRIEK
- a CDS encoding LytR/AlgR family response regulator transcription factor, with translation MSIIIIEDEKPSARRLQRMLTELQMEAETMLHSVEESIDWFQNNEHPDLIFLDIQLSDGLSFEIFETIDINSAVIFTTAYDEYALQAFKLNSIDYLLKPIDEDDLTRAVSKYKERIPEQQSVTLDFNDIKKLLVNPIEREYKKRFSVKVGQHLKLINIDDIECFYSENKGTYAYTSEGRNYLLDTTLEQLEDELEPHKFFRISRKFYVNVNAIKDMVSYTNSRLQIKLNTFNEQDIIVARERVKEFKDWLA
- a CDS encoding 2TM domain-containing protein; this encodes MDNNHFNQKQRYQIAEKRVKRIKGFYTHALIFTLVNLVFVYINIQNLNDGESYFQWRNFITFSFWGVGLLSHAGSVFLPSLIFGKNWETKKIKELMDKDSNEIKRYE
- a CDS encoding 2TM domain-containing protein, yielding MENNIEPYENNRAENAWKKEEAYLRAKKRVKAIMGFYWHLASYVIVNIFIIILITSNGVKFFSFGTFSTAFFWGIGLAFHFLGVFGPNFFFGKNWEERKIKEMMEKDNKYWE
- a CDS encoding 2TM domain-containing protein, with amino-acid sequence MKKKKNVGINFKAMGNFTEVYRYKKIKDKVDNLRAFYIHFMGYVIFNTTITTIKIIDDLDEGKTLQEALFDFGTVAVWLIWGIGITFHAFSVYGFDYFLGKNWESRKLQECLEEEARFFNHKE
- a CDS encoding histidine kinase, coding for MTKSAKNIIITLIIGSVVYVIGNMLSGGFDYKTVSEFLIDFGFYQLYAFVLGYSNMAFFDYMERRTWKKGDTIKRVLIGIAGSTMITLIGLFFLRALTSVFLYDVSFETFIKNETWQGYTFGVWITLTIVSIFHVIFFYNRYQKNKIKEQKVIAGTASAKFDALKNQLDPHFLFNSLNVLTSLIEENPKNAQKFTTSLSKVYRYVLEQKNKDLITVDEELNFARTYMSLLKMRFEDSIIFEIPDRASNSESKVVPLSLQLLLENAVKHNMVTSSKPLHIKIYESEGMLIVENNLQPKQIVKKSSGVGLENIKQRYQLLSNKTVSINQQASSFAVAIPMLTKQVSIMRTIEPKTQFDDRYVRARKRVEDMKEFYYSLISYCIVIPFLIFIWFRYTPHTIQWFWFPMLGWGMGLAFHAYKVYVNDGVLGNGWEKRKIEKFMREEEEKRWN